TCGACGCGATCCATTTCGCGTTCGATATCGGCTTTCGTGATCCGTCCGTTGTGGGTCATTCGAACGTGCGCTCGGACTAACCGCTCCACCTCGTCGGAGCTGCTCGAGCGGATCATGAACTGGCAGTGATCCCCCGAGCACTCGAACTGGTAGGGCATGTCATAGCATCGCTCGAGTATCAGGGTAGCTATTTCACTTGCATTTGCGGGAACAGGATTCGACATCGACCCGACGGCTAGTCGAACTTCTCGAGCAGCCGATCGTAGAAGACGGGCTCCGGATCGCCCTCGCCGTTCGGCGCGCCGCCGTTGGTCGCGACCGCGTCGTCCCGGGCCTCATCGGCCAGTTTCTCGACGATCAACTCGGGGGTCGACCGCGCGAGGTGGTCCTTGACGGGCGAGCGGTTGACCTCGAGTTCGCCGTCCACGAGGCCGACCGCCTCGATGCCGTCGACGGTCACGTCGTAGTCGGCCATCTCCCGGATCTCGCCGGCGAGGTGGGAGACGAAGACAGCCGTCGCGCTG
This genomic window from Haloterrigena salifodinae contains:
- a CDS encoding DUF1059 domain-containing protein — translated: MPYQFECSGDHCQFMIRSSSSDEVERLVRAHVRMTHNGRITKADIEREMDRVELA